From the genome of Sulfurovum sp. NBC37-1, one region includes:
- a CDS encoding endonuclease/exonuclease/phosphatase family protein translates to MRYLVFLLFPLLLFSKPFKVASYNVENLFDANHQGTEYEEYIPGKHNWTKRMAEIKLDHTTEVLCDLDADIVALQEIENESVFNALQKRLKRVGCPYRYSAITHKKGAPIQVALLSRFPLKKHRDLQVSFSPYVRNILEVEAEVDGYPLTIFANHWKSKSRKGVESKRIAYARTLEKRILSMPASKEYIILGDLNSNYDAYLTLPKKLNDTQGKTGINHILKTIDNNKLISKSQIRKAPEGMHYSTWNELSYKERWSHRFYGHRSTLDHILLPPSMFDGKGIDYVNNSFRVFKTDRLFTSKGYINRWQIKNGKHTGRGYSDHLPVYAIFDTKPYIPSVKDMPEKATVGSIEDLYKMNQLDHPIVLEDVVVILKRGRYAVVKQSPKGRGIFIFGVVKGMKEGMKLDLRVQEISTYKGLKEIMALVKLKEKGTADLIPYYASLDVMKQNEVVRNLVGVVKNGYLYVNGKKISLYFKNRKLTPQNGSKIKIDYAHLGYYKKLQLVIYSKKDFTILKD, encoded by the coding sequence TTGCGCTATCTTGTTTTCTTACTGTTCCCCCTCCTGCTTTTTTCCAAACCCTTCAAAGTGGCTTCCTACAATGTTGAGAACCTTTTTGATGCAAACCATCAGGGAACGGAATATGAGGAGTATATCCCGGGGAAACACAACTGGACGAAACGTATGGCCGAGATCAAACTTGACCATACAACCGAAGTACTTTGCGATCTCGATGCCGACATCGTGGCGTTGCAGGAAATAGAGAATGAAAGTGTTTTCAATGCTTTACAGAAAAGACTCAAGAGAGTAGGCTGCCCCTACCGATACAGCGCGATTACCCATAAAAAAGGCGCACCCATCCAGGTGGCGCTTCTGTCTCGTTTTCCTCTCAAAAAGCATAGGGACCTTCAGGTAAGCTTTTCTCCCTATGTCCGTAACATCCTGGAAGTGGAAGCAGAGGTCGACGGGTATCCTCTGACGATCTTTGCCAATCACTGGAAGTCTAAAAGCAGGAAAGGGGTTGAGAGCAAACGGATCGCCTATGCCAGGACACTTGAAAAACGTATCTTGTCCATGCCGGCAAGCAAAGAGTACATAATCCTCGGAGATCTCAACTCCAACTACGATGCCTACCTGACACTGCCAAAAAAACTGAATGATACACAGGGAAAGACCGGGATCAATCACATACTGAAAACGATTGACAACAATAAACTCATCAGTAAATCCCAAATACGCAAAGCCCCTGAAGGAATGCACTACAGCACCTGGAATGAGCTGTCTTACAAAGAGAGATGGAGCCACAGGTTCTACGGACACAGGAGTACACTTGACCATATCTTGCTGCCGCCTTCGATGTTCGATGGTAAAGGCATTGACTATGTCAACAACTCTTTCAGGGTTTTCAAGACTGACCGACTCTTTACTTCAAAAGGGTATATCAACCGCTGGCAGATCAAGAACGGGAAACATACGGGCAGGGGGTATTCCGACCATCTCCCGGTCTATGCGATATTCGATACAAAACCGTATATTCCTTCTGTAAAAGATATGCCGGAGAAAGCAACTGTGGGTAGTATCGAAGATCTTTACAAAATGAATCAACTGGACCATCCTATTGTACTTGAGGATGTTGTAGTCATCCTGAAGCGGGGGCGTTATGCCGTGGTTAAACAGTCACCAAAAGGACGGGGTATTTTTATATTTGGCGTAGTAAAGGGTATGAAAGAGGGGATGAAGCTCGACCTTCGTGTACAGGAGATATCGACCTACAAAGGACTCAAAGAGATCATGGCACTGGTCAAACTGAAAGAAAAAGGTACGGCTGACCTGATACCTTATTATGCTTCTCTGGATGTGATGAAACAGAATGAGGTGGTACGTAATCTTGTGGGTGTGGTTAAAAATGGGTATTTGTACGTCAATGGCAAAAAGATATCCCTCTATTTCAAAAACCGGAAACTTACACCCCAAAACGGGTCAAAAATCAAGATAGACTATGCACATCTTGGGTATTATAAGAAGTTACAGCTGGTCATTTACAGCAAAAAAGATTTTACGATTTTGAAGGATTGA